Below is a genomic region from Streptomyces ferrugineus.
AGGCCGAGAACAAGGCCGAGAACAAGGCCGAGAACAAGGCCGAGAACAAGGCCGAGAACAAGGCCGAGAACAAGCCCGATACGCCCGACGTCGCGGAGCCCGTCACCGCGTCGACCGGTACGGCCAAGGAGACGGCCGCCGAGGCCGGTTGACCTTCATTCGGCGACACAGACCGCGGCCACCGCTCCAGCACCCCGGAGCGGTGGCCGCGGCCTATCCCGTTCAGCACCCCCGCGCGGCGGCCGCGGCCTTTCCCGTTCAGCACCCCCGCGCGGCGGCCCCGTCGATCAGTGTGTCCAGCAGTTCGCCCAGCACCGCCCGCTGATCGTCCGTCAGCGGCGCCAGGATCTCCGCCGCGGCCGACCGTCGCGCACCGTGCAGTTCCCGCAGGGCCCCCCGGCCGTCGCCGGTGATCTCGATCCGGATCACCCGCCGGTTCGTCGGATCGGGCACCCGCCGCACCTTCCCGCTCGCCTCCAGCCCGTCGACCAGCGTCGTCACCGCGCGCGGGACCACCTCCAGGCGCTCGGCGAGATCGGCCATCCGGGGCGGTGAGTCATAGTGCGCGAGCGTGCGCAGCAGGCGGGACTGGGCCGGGGTGATGCCCAGGCCGCACTCCTGGAGGTGACGTTTCTGGATCCGGTGCACCCGGCGGGTGAAGCGCAGCAGCTGCTCGGCGAGCGGGCCGTCGGGATCGGAGGTGGTCATGCGGGAACAATATCAGGATCAGATTCATTGTGAGCATAGGTAACAATGAGCTAAGCTCCGTCAGTCCGTATCAGCACACCTCCGTAGGAGCCCATGCATCCCGACCACGAACCCGCCTGGACACCATCCGCCGCGCAGCAGGGACAGCCGCGGCAGGTGCGTCGCATCCTCGGACTCTTCCGTCCCTACCGCGGACGCCTGGCCGTCGTCGGCCTCCTCGTCGGCGCCTCGTCGCTGGTCGGCGTCGCCACGCCGTTCCTGCTCAAGGCGATCCTCGACGTCGCGATCCCCGAGGGCCGCACCGGCCTGCTCAGCCTGCTCGCGCTCGGCATGATCCTCAGCGCTGTCCTGACCAGTGTCTTCGGCGTGCTCCAGACCCTGATCTCCACGACGGTCGGCCAGCGCGTCATGCACGACCTGCGCACCGCGGTCTACGGCCGCCTCCAGCGCATGTCGCTCGCCTTCTTCACCCGCACCCGCACCGGCGAGGTCCAGTCCCGCATCGCCAACGACATCGGCGGCATGCAGGCCACCGTCACCTCCACCGCGACCTCCCTGGTCTCCAACGCCACCAGCGTGGTCGCCACCATCGTCGCGATGATCGCGCTCGACTGGCGCCTGACCGTCGTCTCGCTGCTCCTGCTGCCGGTCTTCGTCTGGATCAGCCGCCGTGTCGGCCGGGAACGCAAGAAGATCACCACCGAGCGCCAGAAGCAGATGGCCGCGATGGCCGCCACCGTCACCGAGTCCCTCTCGGTCAGCGGCATCCTGCTCGGCCGCACGATGGGCCGCTCCGACTCGCTCACCAAGGCCTTCGCCGAGGAGTCCGAGCAACTGGTCGACCTCGAAGTGAGGTCGAACATGGCCGGCCGCTGGCGCATGGCCGTCATCACCATCGTCATGGCCGCCATGCCCGCCTTCATCTACTGGACCGCGGGAATGGCCCTCCAACTCGGCGGCCCACAGGTCTCCATCGGCACGATCGTCGCCTTCGTCTCGCTCCAGCAGGGCCTGTTCCGGCCGGCCGTCAGCCTGCTGTCCACCGGCGTCCAGATCCAGACCTCGCTCGCGCTCTTCCAGCGCATCTTCGAGTACCTCGACCTGCCCATCGACATCACCGAGCGGAAGGACCCCGTCCACCTCGACCGCGTCAAGGGCGAGGTCCGCTTCGAGAACGTCGAGTTCGACTACGACGGCAAGGGCGACGCCATCCTCGACGGCATCGACCTCACCGTCCCGGCCGGCGGCAGCCTCGCGGTGGTCGGCCCGACCGGCGCCGGGAAGTCGACGCTCGGCCATCTCGTGCCGCGGCTGTACGACGTGACCGGCGGCCGGGTCACCCTCGACGGGGTCGACGTGCGCGACCTCGACTTCGACACCCTCGCCCGCGCGGTCGGCGTCGTCTCGCAGGAGACGTACCTCTTCCACGCCTCCGTCGCCGACAACCTGCGCTTCGCCAAGCCGGACGCCACCGACGAGGAACTGCACGCGGCGGCACGGGCGGCCCAGATCCACGACCACATCGCGGCGCTGCCCGACGGCTACGACACGGTCGTCGGCGAGCGCGGATACCGCTTCTCCGGCGGTGAGAAGCAGCGCCTGGCCATCGCCCGCACCATTCTGCGCGACCCTCCGGTCCTCATCCTCGACGAGGCGACCAGCGCCCTGGACACCCGCACCGAGCACGCCGTCCAGGAGGCCATCGACGCCCTGTCGGCCAACCGCACCACCGTCACCATCGCGCACCGGCTGTCCACCGTTCGGGGTGCCGACCAGATCGTGGTGCTCGACGCGGGGCGGGTCGCCGAACGGGGCACGCACGAGGAGTTGCTGGCGCGGGAGGGGCGCTATGCGGCGCTGGTCCGCCGGGATGCGCAACTGGAGCCGACGGGGTGACGATATGCCAGGTTTGTGAGCATGTGCGGGTTACCGTGCCCGCATGTACTTGAACACTCCGCCACGGAGCACGATTCGACTGACGCCCCGGGGACGTATGGCCCTCATCGCCGCCGGCGCCGTCGTGGCCGGCACCGCCGTGGCGGTGCCGCTGCTGGTCATGGGCGAGGAGGAGGCGGCCCGGCCGACTTCGCTGGTGATCCCGGAGGGCTGGCGGGCGAGCCAGGTCTACGCCGCCGTCGACAAGGCCCTCGCCCTGCCGTCCGGCACGACGAAGAAGTCCCTCGCGAAACTCGACCTCAAGCTGCCGAACGACGCCGACGGCAACCCGGAGGGCTACCTGTTCCCGGCGACGTATCCACTGGAGGAGAACGGGAAGAAGGCGACGCCGGACTCCCTGCTGTCGGCCATGGTCGACACCGCCAACAAGAAGTTCAGCGGCGCCCCGATCGCCGCCGGCGCGCAGCGCAACGCCATGAACGTCTATCAGGCGGTCACCATCGCCAGCATCGTCCAGGCCGAGGCCGCCACCAAGGCCGACATGGGCAAGGTCGCCCGGGTCATCTTCAACCGGCTCGAACGCGGCATGCCGCTCCAGATGGACTCCACCATCAACTACGCGCTGAACCGCTCCACGCTCCGCACGACCGAGGCCGACACCCGGATCGAGAGCCCCTACAACTCGTACCAGCGCATGGGCCTGCCGCCCACGCCGATCGACAACCCCGGCGACGACGCCATGCGCGCGGCGACCAGTCCGGCCGCGGGTGACTGGCTGTACTTCGTCACGGTCAAGCCGGGCGACACCCGCTTCACCGCCGACTACGCGGAACACCAGCGCAACGTCGCCGAGTTCAACGCCCAGCAGAAGGCGAGCCCGAAGCCGGCCAAGTGAGCCGACGGGACGTCATACGGTCCCGGTCCGTCCAGTGCCCTACGCGGCCACCGGCTCCTCGGTCAGCAGCCGCCTGATGTCCCGTACGGCCGCGCGGCCGGCCCGGTTGGCGCCGATCGTGCTGGCGGAGGGCCCGTAGCCCACCAGGTGGACACGGGGGTCGGCGACCGCGCGCGTGCCGTCCACCCGGATGCCGCCGCCCGGCTCCCGCAGGCGCAGCGGGGCCAGATGGTCGATCGCGGCCCGGAACCCGGTCGCCCACAGGATGACGTCCGCGGCCACCCGCCGCCCGTCCTCCCATTCCACGCCGTCCGGTGTGATCCGGTCGAACATGGGCAGCCGGTCCAGGACGCCGTCCGCGAGCCCCTGCCGCATGGCGTCGTTCAGCGGCAGCCCCGTGACCGACACGACGCTCTTCGGCGGCAGCCCCTGCCGGACCCGCTCCTCGACGAGCGCGACCGCCGCGCGGCCCACGTCCTCGGTGAAGGGGCCCTCGCGGAAGACGGGCGGACGCCGCGTGACCCAGGTCGTGGCCGCCGCGTACGGGGCGATCTCCAGCAGATGCTGAGTGCCGGAGGCCCCGCCGCCCACCACCACGACCCGCTGACCCGCGAACTCCTGCGGGCCGGGGTACTGAGCGGTGTGCAACTGCCGTCCCCGGAACGTCTCCTGACCTCGGTAGCGCGGCCAGAACGGCCGGTCCCAGGTGCCGGTCGCGTTGATCAGCGCCCGTGTCACCCACGTCCCCGCCGAGGTCTCGACCAGCAGTCGGCCGTCCGGTCCCTCGCGCACGGCACGCACGTCGACGGGCCGCCGGACACGCAGGTCGAAGGTGCGCTCGTAGGCGTCGAAGTACTCGGCGATGACCTCGGACGACGGCCGCCCGGGATCGGCGTCGGTCAGTTCCATGCCGGGCAGCGAGTGCATCCCGTGCACCTTGCCGTACGTCAGCGACGGCCACCGGAACTGCCAGGCGCCGCCCGGACCGGGGGAGTGGTCGAGGACGACGAAGTCACGGCCCGGTTCGAAACCGGTGCGCCGCAGGTGGTAGGCGCTGGCGAGCCCTGCCTGGCCGGCGCCCGTGACGACTGCGTCGACTTCTTTGACTGCCCCAGTGTCGTTCACGCTTCTACTAACTGCCGGGAAGACGCGGATCTTCCCGACGCGTGAACTCCCGTGCATGGGTGAGGATGGAGGGCATGTCAGACGCCTTCACCACCCGAGTCCTGAACGTCGCCTCCGGCTCCTCGGAGCGGGTCGTGGACATCACCCGCGACTGCGAGGCCTTCCTGCGGGAGGCGGCGGCCGACCGCGACGGCCTGCTGAACGTCTTCGTGCCGCATGCGACGGCCGGTGTCGCGATCATCGAGACGGGCGCCGGCAGCGACGACGACCTCCTGGCCGCCCTGCACACCCTGCTGCCCGCCGACGACCGCTGGCAGCACCGCCACGGCAGCCCCGGCCACGGCCGCGACCACGTCCTGCCGGCCATCGTCCCGCCGCACGCCACGCTGCCGGTGCTGAGCGGGCGACTGGAACTCGGGACGTGGCAGTCGGTGTGCCTGGTGGACACCAACCGGGACAACCCCCATCGGCAGGTGCGGTTGTCGTTCCTTGCGTGACGAGGGTGCCGACTGTAGGTCTGAAGTCCGGCAGAACCAAACGAGTCTGGCTCGCACTTCGCAGTCCACCCGCAGCTGACATCGAGCAATGCGGTTAACGATGAAGCCGAAGGCGGGGGTGCTGCTGTTTTGTCCGAGCAGCGTGCCTTGTCTCTGTTCGGCCGTGGTTCGGATGGGCTGGACGTAGCAGCGGACTCATAATCCGTCGGCCGTGGGCTCGAGTCCCCCGCCCTACCCGTGCAGGGCTGTGACCTGCGAAAACGTTCCTTGTGAGGTGTCGGACCGTCAACTTTGGCT
It encodes:
- a CDS encoding MarR family winged helix-turn-helix transcriptional regulator, giving the protein MTTSDPDGPLAEQLLRFTRRVHRIQKRHLQECGLGITPAQSRLLRTLAHYDSPPRMADLAERLEVVPRAVTTLVDGLEASGKVRRVPDPTNRRVIRIEITGDGRGALRELHGARRSAAAEILAPLTDDQRAVLGELLDTLIDGAAARGC
- a CDS encoding ABC transporter ATP-binding protein — encoded protein: MHPDHEPAWTPSAAQQGQPRQVRRILGLFRPYRGRLAVVGLLVGASSLVGVATPFLLKAILDVAIPEGRTGLLSLLALGMILSAVLTSVFGVLQTLISTTVGQRVMHDLRTAVYGRLQRMSLAFFTRTRTGEVQSRIANDIGGMQATVTSTATSLVSNATSVVATIVAMIALDWRLTVVSLLLLPVFVWISRRVGRERKKITTERQKQMAAMAATVTESLSVSGILLGRTMGRSDSLTKAFAEESEQLVDLEVRSNMAGRWRMAVITIVMAAMPAFIYWTAGMALQLGGPQVSIGTIVAFVSLQQGLFRPAVSLLSTGVQIQTSLALFQRIFEYLDLPIDITERKDPVHLDRVKGEVRFENVEFDYDGKGDAILDGIDLTVPAGGSLAVVGPTGAGKSTLGHLVPRLYDVTGGRVTLDGVDVRDLDFDTLARAVGVVSQETYLFHASVADNLRFAKPDATDEELHAAARAAQIHDHIAALPDGYDTVVGERGYRFSGGEKQRLAIARTILRDPPVLILDEATSALDTRTEHAVQEAIDALSANRTTVTIAHRLSTVRGADQIVVLDAGRVAERGTHEELLAREGRYAALVRRDAQLEPTG
- the mltG gene encoding endolytic transglycosylase MltG, translating into MYLNTPPRSTIRLTPRGRMALIAAGAVVAGTAVAVPLLVMGEEEAARPTSLVIPEGWRASQVYAAVDKALALPSGTTKKSLAKLDLKLPNDADGNPEGYLFPATYPLEENGKKATPDSLLSAMVDTANKKFSGAPIAAGAQRNAMNVYQAVTIASIVQAEAATKADMGKVARVIFNRLERGMPLQMDSTINYALNRSTLRTTEADTRIESPYNSYQRMGLPPTPIDNPGDDAMRAATSPAAGDWLYFVTVKPGDTRFTADYAEHQRNVAEFNAQQKASPKPAK
- a CDS encoding NAD(P)-binding domain-containing protein encodes the protein MNDTGAVKEVDAVVTGAGQAGLASAYHLRRTGFEPGRDFVVLDHSPGPGGAWQFRWPSLTYGKVHGMHSLPGMELTDADPGRPSSEVIAEYFDAYERTFDLRVRRPVDVRAVREGPDGRLLVETSAGTWVTRALINATGTWDRPFWPRYRGQETFRGRQLHTAQYPGPQEFAGQRVVVVGGGASGTQHLLEIAPYAAATTWVTRRPPVFREGPFTEDVGRAAVALVEERVRQGLPPKSVVSVTGLPLNDAMRQGLADGVLDRLPMFDRITPDGVEWEDGRRVAADVILWATGFRAAIDHLAPLRLREPGGGIRVDGTRAVADPRVHLVGYGPSASTIGANRAGRAAVRDIRRLLTEEPVAA
- a CDS encoding secondary thiamine-phosphate synthase enzyme YjbQ codes for the protein MSDAFTTRVLNVASGSSERVVDITRDCEAFLREAAADRDGLLNVFVPHATAGVAIIETGAGSDDDLLAALHTLLPADDRWQHRHGSPGHGRDHVLPAIVPPHATLPVLSGRLELGTWQSVCLVDTNRDNPHRQVRLSFLA